In Penaeus chinensis breed Huanghai No. 1 chromosome 41, ASM1920278v2, whole genome shotgun sequence, the genomic window agaaatacatacatatagactacAACAAATTGTGCTCCTGATGTAATAAAAGTCTGTATACAAAAACAATACATACTATTATCTACAGCATGGGTTTGTGTTAACATTTTGTACGCAGAGAAGGCAAGCTAATGGTCACTGCTTTGCAAAACTTCCATCTGTCGTTCTAGCTGTGTTAAAGCACTTTTGCAAAAACACCTTGTTttttgtagaaaaaaagaaaagaaaaaagaaaaaaggtcacACAACAAGACTACATGATTGCATTTAGGCCAATCACTGTTGCTTTACTTGAGCATGTTATAAAGGTTCTGTTTTTTCCATTACATTGATGCCCCTTAATTTGGATAAATCCCATAATTCAGTTACAATCTATGTAGTGAGAGAATTTGGAAGGAAGTTGGAGTTCTTGCCAGTGATAGAGCCACCAGTATCTGGGAATTTCTCCAGGTCCTCTCGCACCACCACTCTGCCATCCGGCTTGATGTCAAGTGGGTAGGACATCAAGTGAGAATCATTGTGCTCTGGTTCTGGTGAGATGAACTTCTCCAGATTAGTCTTTCCAACTTCATTCATGGCCCTCATGCAGTCAAGAGAAGTTGGTGTAAGATGCTCCTCCATGTGGGCACCACAGTGCTCAGCCCACAGGGATAAGCGGAAAGTTCTAATGTCACCTTCTATCTCACCGTCTCCGCACTCTTCTTTGGTATACATTGGCTGGTATGCTCCTAGAGCCATTTCAGAATCACGGTTGCCACTCATGCTCCTTTCATTGATGTTGGCGGAACCTACAATAATATATTCATCATCAAATATTGCCATTTTGGAGTGGACATAGATCATGAAACGGAGATTCTCACGTGCCTTTTCAGCTACAGTTCCAGAGTCTGGTTCATCCAAACCATCTGGGAGATCCTCTGGACATTCTCGCTTCCCTAGACAGTAGAAGCTAAGGTAGTCAGTAGGATGGGCATCTATTTTGGCCTTACGAATGGCCTTAGCAATCTTTTTGTACATCATTTCCATTGTGCGATGTTGCCAGTGAAGGATCTCTTGTACAGCTGTTGAGGTTGGATCTCCTTCTGGGTGGATAGGAATCACTACATACACCCGGAAGTCCTCACCTGCATTTATGGCATTTATTATTCTCGTTGTAAGCTCAATGGGGATAAGATGGGGGCACTTTGCTTCATGCACTAACCAGCTATGTGCTGACCCCAGGAAATACTGATTTTCTATGTAAATAAAGCGTTTAGCTCGTCGTATGTGATGTACGTATGCTCTCTGGATGGAGTTCTCATACAATCGGCCCTTCCTGGTAAGTAGTCTATCCAGGACATTTGAATCAAACTGTGCTGAGTCAGAGTTAATAGAACGGAAAAACTGGACATTCCATATCATCTCATCTGGAGAATCCCACTCCAATATAAAATCATCTTCACTGATTGGGAGAAGACGGTTTTCCCTATCTGTAGCCTGGCGACGCCACCTCTCTACAAAGTTTTGCAGCAAGTCATTAGCTGCCCGTCCttctacatacatatggatatcatGCCAAGGTTCACGTGGGCCTTGAGTAACTGAAGACTGACAAATGCCATTGTAGAAATCATGCTGGTGTTGTTCTGGCAGTGTTTTATACAGAGGGTGGTCAGGCGTGTCATAGCGTCCATCCGTCAAGTCAATGCCTCCAGCAAATGCCACTAGACGTCGCCTGTCATCACCTTCTGCTTCAGCATCCACTATAACACACTTCTGGTGGTGGGTGTACAAGGTTGCCACAAAGTTACTCTCCATTAGCTTGCCCTTGTTCTTCTGACGTGGTGCCAAGAAGACTTCAACTTCTGATCCCTCAAAGAAAAGCCTTGTCTCCTCATCGTGAGTGCCCATGATACCTGGCGTGTAGATGTCAGTGCTCATGGCCTCATTCcagaccatcaccatcaccctgaCCCCTTCCGCTGCCTTCCTCTTTAGCATGTCACCCAGATTCTCGCACTCGCCATCGCGTAAGAGATTCATATCAGCCTTCACACTCCATCCGATGATATAGATAAGCTTTTGTGCATTGTCTATAGCGTTGGTGATGTCTACCCACAGTTGTGGTGGTTCGTATGCGTCTCCGGTTCGTGTCGGGACGTCCGTGATCGGCGACTcagcgggcgtgtgggcgtccTGGTAAAGCTTTACACGGCAACCAGTCCGCATGGGAAACACTGTGTCTGGAACCTCATTGGACCGCGTTATCTCATCCGTGGACAAAAAACGCAGTGACACATTGATGGCACCGGCTGGGTTCCCGCTCTTGTCTATGATCGGGAACCAGCCAGTCACAGGCTCGTCGCGAAGGAGATCTTCTGCTCTGATGCTCATGTATCCCATCGATTCCATCTTGACCAAGTCGAGGTCCTTGACGGTGAACAGGAAGGACTCCGCTTCATGGCACATCTCGATGCGGAACTTCTCGCCCCAGTGAGGGTTTAGGGAATTGTAGATGATGGACGTCTTGGCGATGCGGCACGTCTTCCGACCCGCAAAGCACGTGTCGACGGTCACGTACGGATCCGAGACATCCTTCGAGGACCGAAACCAGGAGGTGTCGACGTCAGGGAGGTCGCGCCCCTCGATGACTTCGAGGTAGAGGACGCCGTGAAGAAAGACCATTTTGCCACGCTCTGCTAAGGCGCCGCTCCGACTGAAACCTGTCGAAGGGAATGAAATTAGAAACAACGAAGGGGGAAAACATGGCAATAATTATCGATATTTAAGCTTATTCTAACTCGGGAAAACATACAAGACTGCAGCATTAGTGTATACTGAAATATCAAGTTATCTGATTatgaataatgacagtaataaataaaataataaaataaaacaatagctgGAATGAGTTTACAATGAACATTTACACTGGAtaggtatttttttctcttgaatgAAATGTAAAATGTTTATTTCTCGAAAATGCAGGTTTGTATAAAATAAAGCTATTTTGCGAgtctaaacatatatgtacacaattggCTTAAGCAGAGTCAAGCCATGCAAACGTGCACAGCAGTTGGTGATAtttaactaatatatacatatttttcctttgtcattacattattcgttttttttaatctgaGACAACTAAAAACTATTTGAAGAGACAGATTATTTcagtgataatacacacacacacacacacacacacacacacacacacacacacacacacacacacacacacacacacacacacacacacagacacacacacacacatatttgttt contains:
- the LOC125047671 gene encoding phospholipase D alpha 1-like isoform X1, whose translation is MCLLCMLQYMGIEMGKGAAGACGGRQGEYAIGNPEEQYGGSRHDWRYYLCCFSRSGALAERGKMVFLHGVLYLEVIEGRDLPDVDTSWFRSSKDVSDPYVTVDTCFAGRKTCRIAKTSIIYNSLNPHWGEKFRIEMCHEAESFLFTVKDLDLVKMESMGYMSIRAEDLLRDEPVTGWFPIIDKSGNPAGAINVSLRFLSTDEITRSNEVPDTVFPMRTGCRVKLYQDAHTPAESPITDVPTRTGDAYEPPQLWVDITNAIDNAQKLIYIIGWSVKADMNLLRDGECENLGDMLKRKAAEGVRVMVMVWNEAMSTDIYTPGIMGTHDEETRLFFEGSEVEVFLAPRQKNKGKLMESNFVATLYTHHQKCVIVDAEAEGDDRRRLVAFAGGIDLTDGRYDTPDHPLYKTLPEQHQHDFYNGICQSSVTQGPREPWHDIHMYVEGRAANDLLQNFVERWRRQATDRENRLLPISEDDFILEWDSPDEMIWNVQFFRSINSDSAQFDSNVLDRLLTRKGRLYENSIQRAYVHHIRRAKRFIYIENQYFLGSAHSWLVHEAKCPHLIPIELTTRIINAINAGEDFRVYVVIPIHPEGDPTSTAVQEILHWQHRTMEMMYKKIAKAIRKAKIDAHPTDYLSFYCLGKRECPEDLPDGLDEPDSGTVAEKARENLRFMIYVHSKMAIFDDEYIIVGSANINERSMSGNRDSEMALGAYQPMYTKEECGDGEIEGDIRTFRLSLWAEHCGAHMEEHLTPTSLDCMRAMNEVGKTNLEKFISPEPEHNDSHLMSYPLDIKPDGRVVVREDLEKFPDTGGSITGKNSNFLPNSLTT
- the LOC125047671 gene encoding phospholipase D alpha 1-like isoform X2, whose product is MFAKLMGVKDTIQSHVMELAENYTNQEEEEGFSRSGALAERGKMVFLHGVLYLEVIEGRDLPDVDTSWFRSSKDVSDPYVTVDTCFAGRKTCRIAKTSIIYNSLNPHWGEKFRIEMCHEAESFLFTVKDLDLVKMESMGYMSIRAEDLLRDEPVTGWFPIIDKSGNPAGAINVSLRFLSTDEITRSNEVPDTVFPMRTGCRVKLYQDAHTPAESPITDVPTRTGDAYEPPQLWVDITNAIDNAQKLIYIIGWSVKADMNLLRDGECENLGDMLKRKAAEGVRVMVMVWNEAMSTDIYTPGIMGTHDEETRLFFEGSEVEVFLAPRQKNKGKLMESNFVATLYTHHQKCVIVDAEAEGDDRRRLVAFAGGIDLTDGRYDTPDHPLYKTLPEQHQHDFYNGICQSSVTQGPREPWHDIHMYVEGRAANDLLQNFVERWRRQATDRENRLLPISEDDFILEWDSPDEMIWNVQFFRSINSDSAQFDSNVLDRLLTRKGRLYENSIQRAYVHHIRRAKRFIYIENQYFLGSAHSWLVHEAKCPHLIPIELTTRIINAINAGEDFRVYVVIPIHPEGDPTSTAVQEILHWQHRTMEMMYKKIAKAIRKAKIDAHPTDYLSFYCLGKRECPEDLPDGLDEPDSGTVAEKARENLRFMIYVHSKMAIFDDEYIIVGSANINERSMSGNRDSEMALGAYQPMYTKEECGDGEIEGDIRTFRLSLWAEHCGAHMEEHLTPTSLDCMRAMNEVGKTNLEKFISPEPEHNDSHLMSYPLDIKPDGRVVVREDLEKFPDTGGSITGKNSNFLPNSLTT
- the LOC125047671 gene encoding phospholipase D alpha 1-like isoform X3, which codes for MVFLHGVLYLEVIEGRDLPDVDTSWFRSSKDVSDPYVTVDTCFAGRKTCRIAKTSIIYNSLNPHWGEKFRIEMCHEAESFLFTVKDLDLVKMESMGYMSIRAEDLLRDEPVTGWFPIIDKSGNPAGAINVSLRFLSTDEITRSNEVPDTVFPMRTGCRVKLYQDAHTPAESPITDVPTRTGDAYEPPQLWVDITNAIDNAQKLIYIIGWSVKADMNLLRDGECENLGDMLKRKAAEGVRVMVMVWNEAMSTDIYTPGIMGTHDEETRLFFEGSEVEVFLAPRQKNKGKLMESNFVATLYTHHQKCVIVDAEAEGDDRRRLVAFAGGIDLTDGRYDTPDHPLYKTLPEQHQHDFYNGICQSSVTQGPREPWHDIHMYVEGRAANDLLQNFVERWRRQATDRENRLLPISEDDFILEWDSPDEMIWNVQFFRSINSDSAQFDSNVLDRLLTRKGRLYENSIQRAYVHHIRRAKRFIYIENQYFLGSAHSWLVHEAKCPHLIPIELTTRIINAINAGEDFRVYVVIPIHPEGDPTSTAVQEILHWQHRTMEMMYKKIAKAIRKAKIDAHPTDYLSFYCLGKRECPEDLPDGLDEPDSGTVAEKARENLRFMIYVHSKMAIFDDEYIIVGSANINERSMSGNRDSEMALGAYQPMYTKEECGDGEIEGDIRTFRLSLWAEHCGAHMEEHLTPTSLDCMRAMNEVGKTNLEKFISPEPEHNDSHLMSYPLDIKPDGRVVVREDLEKFPDTGGSITGKNSNFLPNSLTT